In one Candidatus Woesearchaeota archaeon B3_Woes genomic region, the following are encoded:
- a CDS encoding FAD synthase has translation MKKVMIFGTFDILHKGHLNFFEQAKKYGDYLILVVARDKTVKKIKGRLPMNNEKKRLETVRKYADKTVLGCIKDRYNVIRKFKPDLICLGYDQEASLKDLKKFEISIKRLRAYEPHKYKSSKLS, from the coding sequence ATGAAAAAAGTAATGATTTTTGGAACATTTGATATTTTACATAAAGGGCATTTAAATTTTTTTGAACAGGCCAAAAAGTATGGAGATTATCTTATTTTAGTTGTTGCTAGAGATAAAACAGTTAAAAAAATTAAAGGAAGACTTCCTATGAATAATGAGAAAAAAAGACTGGAAACCGTTAGAAAATATGCTGATAAAACTGTTTTGGGTTGTATCAAGGATAGATATAATGTTATTAGAAAATTCAAACCAGATTTGATATGCCTGGGTTATGATCAAGAAGCTTCTTTGAAAGATTTGAAAAAATTTGAGATTTCAATAAAAAGATTAAGAGCATATGAACCTCATAAATATAAGAGTTCTAAATTAAGTTAG
- a CDS encoding translation elongation factor-like protein: MVEEEKPEGKEIGKVTHYFSHISVAVIKLNKPLKVGDTIHIKGATTDFTQPIDSMQVEHKNIEEAKAKDDVGLKVQDKVREHDIVYRV, translated from the coding sequence ATGGTTGAAGAAGAAAAACCTGAAGGAAAAGAAATTGGTAAAGTAACACACTATTTTTCGCATATAAGTGTTGCTGTAATAAAACTAAACAAACCACTAAAAGTAGGAGATACAATACATATAAAAGGAGCGACAACTGACTTTACACAACCAATTGATTCAATGCAAGTAGAGCATAAAAACATTGAAGAAGCCAAAGCAAAGGACGACGTTGGATTAAAAGTCCAAGATAAAGTCAGAGAACATGATATTGTATACAGAGTTTGA